From Passer domesticus isolate bPasDom1 chromosome 5, bPasDom1.hap1, whole genome shotgun sequence, the proteins below share one genomic window:
- the LOC135301437 gene encoding inositol 1,4,5-trisphosphate receptor-interacting protein-like 1, with translation MGAATQGPSKVTLALYCLGKRVVQYPQPVGDGLDKATRLRMEVRAKLQEEERIRLEREVEQLALKQGSLRRQEHEEGSDDVYEEEVENVDANEEGVGNEEEGDNDVDGEENNNDDGNAQEADNAAANEEGAAANEEGAAANEVGNEAANAANINDVGNEAEEYRDRADNFGRIIMERIQWPEQDLEKGCAWTTTLMKHFAYYFRRVLSDSFYPVLHGAIGVGSAFEGWSPREQDVVYQVLIPMTPPRGHSFHLELGTAGQRRLRNFHIRVQQECTCTREQQDDNTLCFLHHPEEELRGCQDPSLLDTLCTGCYLDVQKTARWFYQLVKAIWPALPQSHQWHLVLLPSRRSCRFKVTNGTESYQIEMLFGVRQGNSDVFASSQPRQAHTSSTIWPESYAVAEMKFFRYIARRAPPDSLHLKCLQFFTRLQLGLGFSTYTMKTIVMHILSVLPVSQWRRRHFVRRLMDISESLRTCVEVRRLNHFIVGNQRLPEGIHLPPEVLMAGSFNLFHDLVMDPVAHSQAMSQYVDLHQWFKRILKNEQ, from the exons ATGGGGGCAGCTACACAAGGCCCCAGCAAGGTAACGCTGGCCCTGTATTGCTTGGGCAAGCG TGTAGTCCAGTACCCACAGCCCGTGGGTGATGGCTTGGACAAGGCGACACGTCTGCGAATGGAGGTGCGTGCCAAGctccaggaagaggagaggattcGTCTGGAGCGGGAGGTGGAGCagctggccctgaagcagg ggagcctgaggagacaggagcatgaagaaggaagtgatgatgtatatgaagaggaagtggaaaatgtggatGCAAACGAAGAAGGTGTCGGAAACGAAGAAGAAGGAGACAACGAcgtggatggggaggaaaacaacaatgatgatggcaatgcacaggaagccgacaatgctgctgcaaatgaagaaggtgctgctgcaaatgaagaaggtgctgctgcaaatgaagttggcaatgaggctgcaaatgcagcaaacaTCAATGATGTTGGAAATGAAGCGGAAGAATACCGTGATCGTGCCGATAACTTTGGAAGAATCATAATGGAGCGCATACAGTGGcctgagcaggacctggaaaaaGGATGCGCGTGGACAACAACCTTGATGAAGCATTTTGCATATTACTTTCGACGGGTCTTGTCCGACAGTTTCTATCCAGTGCTGCATGGAGCtatcggggtgggcagtgccttcgAAGGTTGGAGTCCCCGTGAGCAGGATGTTGTGTACCAGGTGCTCATACCCATGACACCTCCCCGAGGACACAGCTTCCAcctagagctgggcactgcagggcagaggcgCTTGAGGAACTTCCACATCCGCGTGCAGCAGGAGTGCACCTgcacgagggagcagcaggatgacaacacgctatgcttcctgcaccaccctgaggaggagctgagggggtgtcaggatcccagcctcctcGATACCCTGTGCACGGGCTGCTACCTGgatgtgcagaaaactgctcGCTGGTTCTACCAGCTGGTGAAAGCAATCTGGCCGGCTTTGCCTCAGTCACACCAATGGCATttagtgctgctgccctccagacGCTCCTGCCGGTTCAAGGTGACCAATGGCACAGAAAGCTACCAGATTGAGATGCTGTTTGGGGTGCGGCAAGGCAACTCAGATGTCTTTGCAAGCAGTCAGCCTAGGCAAGCCCACACCTCAAGCACAATCTGGCCGGAGAGCTACGCCGTGGCCGAGATGAAGTTCTTCAGGTACATCGCCAGGCGGGCTCCCCCTGACAGCTTGCACCTGAAATGCCTGCAATTCTTCACTCGTCTTCAGCTGGGCTTAGGCTTCTCCACctacaccatgaagaccatCGTCATGCACATCCTGAGCGTCTTACCCGTGTCACAGTGGCGCAGGAGACATTTTGTGAGGCGGCTGATGGATATCAGCGAGAGTCTGCGCACGTGTGTGGAAGTGAGACGCCTCAATCACTTCATTGTGGGCAACCAGAGGCTTCCTGAGGGGATCCATTTGCCCCCAGAGGTCCTAATGGCCGGGTCGTTcaatctcttccatgacctggTGATGGATCCGGTTGCCCACTCCCAGGCCATGAGCCAGTACGTGGATCTGCACCAGTGGTTCAAACGGATCCTTAAAAATGAACagtga
- the LOC135301438 gene encoding inositol 1,4,5-trisphosphate receptor-interacting protein-like 1 — MGAATQGPSKVTLALYCLGKRVVQYPQPVGDGLDKATRLRMEVRAKLQEEERIRLEREVEQLALKQGSLRRQEHEEGSDDVYEEEVENVDANEEGVGNEEEGDNDVDGEENNNDDGNAQEADNAAANEEGAAANEEGAAANEVGNEAANAANINDVGNEAEEYRDRADNFGRIIMERIQWPEQDLEKGCAWTTTLMKHFAYYFRRVLSDSFYPVLHGAIGVGSAFEGWSPREQDVVYQVLIPMTPPRGHSFHLELGTAGQRRLRNFHIRVQQECTCTREQQDDNTLCFLHHPEEELRGCQDPSLLDTLCTGCYLDVQKTARWFYQLVKAIWPALPQSHQWHLVLLPSRRSCRFKVTNGTESYQIEMLFGVRQGNSDVFASSQPRQAHTSSTIWPESYAVAEMKFFRYIARRAPPDSLHLKCLQFFTRLQLGLGFSTYTMKTIVMHILSVLPVSQWRRRHFVRRLMDISESLRTCVEVRRLNHFIVGNQRLPEGIHLPPEVLMAGSCNLFHDLVMDPVAHSQAMSQYVDLHQWFKRILKNEQ, encoded by the exons ATGGGGGCAGCTACACAAGGCCCCAGCAAGGTAACGCTGGCCCTGTATTGCTTGGGCAAGCG TGTAGTCCAGTACCCACAGCCCGTGGGTGATGGCTTGGACAAGGCGACACGTCTGCGAATGGAGGTGCGTGCCAAGctccaggaagaggagaggattcGTCTGGAGCGGGAGGTGGAGCagctggccctgaagcagg ggagcctgaggagacaggagcatgaagaaggaagtgatgatgtatatgaagaggaagtggaaaatgtggatGCAAACGAAGAAGGTGTCGGAAACGAAGAAGAAGGAGACAACGAcgtggatggggaggaaaacaacaatgatgatggcaatgcacaggaagccgacaatgctgctgcaaatgaagaaggtgctgctgcaaatgaagaaggtgctgctgcaaatgaagttggcaatgaggctgcaaatgcagcaaacaTCAATGATGTTGGAAATGAAGCGGAAGAATACCGTGATCGTGCCGATAACTTTGGAAGAATCATAATGGAGCGCATACAGTGGcctgagcaggacctggaaaaaGGATGCGCGTGGACAACAACCTTGATGAAGCATTTTGCATATTACTTTCGACGGGTCTTGTCCGACAGTTTCTATCCAGTGCTGCATGGAGCtatcggggtgggcagtgccttcgAAGGTTGGAGTCCCCGTGAGCAGGATGTTGTGTACCAGGTGCTCATACCCATGACACCTCCCCGAGGACACAGCTTCCAcctagagctgggcactgcagggcagaggcgCTTGAGGAACTTCCACATCCGCGTGCAGCAGGAGTGCACCTgcacgagggagcagcaggatgacaacacgctatgcttcctgcaccaccctgaggaggagctgagggggtgtcaggatcccagcctcctcGATACCCTGTGCACGGGCTGCTACCTGgatgtgcagaaaactgctcGCTGGTTCTACCAGCTGGTGAAAGCAATCTGGCCGGCTTTGCCTCAGTCACACCAATGGCATttagtgctgctgccctccagacGCTCCTGCCGGTTCAAGGTGACCAATGGCACAGAAAGCTACCAGATTGAGATGCTGTTTGGGGTGCGGCAAGGCAACTCAGATGTCTTTGCAAGCAGTCAGCCTAGGCAAGCCCACACCTCAAGCACAATCTGGCCGGAGAGCTACGCCGTGGCCGAGATGAAGTTCTTCAGGTACATCGCCAGGCGGGCTCCCCCTGACAGCTTGCACCTGAAATGCCTGCAATTCTTCACTCGTCTTCAGCTGGGCTTAGGCTTCTCCACctacaccatgaagaccatCGTCATGCACATCCTGAGCGTCTTACCCGTGTCACAGTGGCGCAGGAGACATTTTGTGAGGCGGCTGATGGATATCAGCGAGAGTCTGCGCACGTGTGTGGAAGTGAGACGCCTCAATCACTTCATTGTGGGCAACCAGAGGCTTCCTGAGGGGATCCATTTGCCCCCAGAGGTCCTAATGGCCGGGTCGTgcaatctcttccatgacctggTGATGGATCCGGTTGCCCACTCCCAGGCCATGAGCCAGTACGTGGATCTGCACCAGTGGTTCAAACGGATCCTTAAAAATGAACagtga